The DNA region AGGTCAAACCGTGGATCAGGTGAGCGACTGCTTCGAGGCTGCAAGAGACACAGGCTCCCGATGGCCACTGCCTTCTGACTCCAGTGATCTTTCCCCCAACAGGTTCACCATGCCGTGAATGCCCTTTCCAAATCAGTTTATGAAAAGCTGTTCTTGTGGATGGTCACTCGCATCAACCAACAACTGGATACAAAGCTGCCAAGACAACACTTCATCGGTGTTTTGGACATCGCAGGATTTGAGATCTTTGAGGTCTGGGTTCCCTAGTTCCGTGTTTTCTTGTGGGGAGGGATTGGTCATCATGATCCCATAGGAAGATGTCAAGGTAAGCAACATGTCAGAGCATCATATCGTGTAGGAAATCGTAGGGCTGATCAGGCAGAAGAGAAGCACCTTTCAGGGAGGGGGGTTGTATAATTTCAAGAGAGCAGAAGACATGGCACAAGTGGCATTTTATAAAGGACATTGTTAATTGGAtaaaagaaagaactcaaatgcAATCATTGACATAGGAAGAGGCAGGCATATTGAGAATCTGATCAGCCAATCACTCCATCTTTACATAAATACCCTGCTGGTTCTGGGTTAGAAGCATATGGCCATTCTTAAGAGCATATATTTTATGTGTGCCAGACACAGGACATGCCGGCGAACGAAAGATGAGTTTGTAGTTTATAGAGGAAAACGGAAGGTATATACGGTACACGGAAGAGTAACTATAAAATAAGGCAGACCGTGGTCGATGCATAGGGGAGTCCCCGACCACAGGGAcgcaggagacagagaaacaccTTCTAGCTGGAAGTTCAGAGAAGTCTCCAAGGAGGAGACGAGATCTGGGCTAGACCTTGAAGAACGTGCCCATATCTGAAGGAATAAATGAGCtggcagagcctgaggcaaagAGGAGGAAGGTTGATGGGTCTTTGATTTTGAAGGAAGTCTGACTTGGCGTGTGAACACTGTGTTTCGGTATTAGTATAACAGCCTGGAGCAGCTGTGCATCAACTTCACCAACGAGAAGCTGCAACAGTTCTTCAACCACCACATGTTCGTGCTGGAGCAGGAGGAGTACAAGAAGGAGGGCATCGAGTGGACATTCATTGACTTCGGGATGGACCTGGCCGCCTGCATCGAGCTCATCGAGAAGGTCTCCTGATCTGTCCACTCAGTAACCTCTTCTCGTAAACTCTGGCTCATCCTGCAGCTCGTATTTACCCTGTAtgcattttgctttgctttcatcCAGCCCATGGGCATCTTCTCCATCCTGGAAGAGGAGTGCATGTTCCCCAAGGCCACAGACACCTCCTTCAAGAACAAGCTGTACGATCAGCACCTGGGCAAGTCCAGCAACTTCCAGAAGCCTAAGGTGGTCAAAGGCAGGGCCGAAGCGCACTTCTCGCTGATCCACTACGCGGGCACCGTGGACTACAGTGTCTCGGGCTGGCTGGAGAAGAACAAGGACCCGCTGAACGAGACCGTGGTGGGGCTGTACCAGAAGTCCTCCAACAGGCTCCTGGCGCACCTCTACGCCACCTTCGCGACAGCGGATGGTAAGACTCCACAGACTGCCTTGTATTCATGCTTTCTCCTGCCACTCAGTTCACAGGGCTGAAAAACCCCTGGGGATCCGATAACAGCGCAGGCCATCTTTATCTTTCAGCTGACAGCGGAAAGAAGAAAGTTGCCAAGAAGAAGGGTTCTTCTTTCCAGACTGTCTCTGCCCTTTTCAGGGTAAGAAAAATACAGGTTTATTTGCTTGTAATTGGTTTAAGAGATCTCAGAATGAGCAATGTAGAGATTCTGACCTTGGTTTATTCAAGAATAGTAATGTGGTCTTAATCTGCTGTTACTTAGTGAGGCTGAACAGCAGtataataaaatttacatatatgaatatataatatataataactatataaatatatgtaatatataaatgagGTTTAACAAACGTTGGTCCAGAATTCAGTTATTTTGTGTTGCAGGTAGTAGGGTTGGCTGGCCTGGGGGATGAGTCCTCGGCACAAACTTTCCCACTTGCCTGAGGGACACAGCCAATAGCATctcaagctcccagcagagccagACACATTTCTGGAATTGGTTTCAGAGAGCATTTTGTACGTGGTTAGTCTCTGGCTCACCATGAGGCAAAAGACCATTATATCATTATTTGCGTGTACCTCTGGTCATTGAGCTATTAAAGAGTTAAATAATTTCATTCGTTAGAATTCATGATATGTTGAAATATAGATCTTATTTTTCATCACAGTATATCTCCGTCTTTGTAAGCCTACAGCAGACTGTCAAATTTCATCTTTTAGGAAAACCTGAACAAGCTGATGTCAAATTTAAGAACGACTCATCCTCACTTTGTGCGCTGTATAATTCCCAATGAGACCAAAACCCCAGGTAAGAGCCCTGCTGATGCTTGCCGTAGGCGGTGCTCAGTTTCTGGGAAATCCCGCATGAAGCTGGTGTCTCTTGCTTCTCTTCTCAGGGGCTATGGAACACAGCCTTGTCCTGCACCAGCTGCGGTGTAACGGGGTGCTGGAGGGCATCCGCATCTGCAGGAAGGGGTTCCCAAACAGGATTCTCTATGGGGATTTTAAACAAAGGTGTGTGATAAAAACGTTTTATATGCTGCTTGCTGCGGTGTATAGATGCTGgaatttgagaaggaaaaatactGGTATGAAAAGGCCCACTTCAACAGAGCAGTTGTGGACTCTCATGTAAAATGATTGACCTACCTCCCGGCCAAGGTATACATATTTCTTTCTCCCATGTTTTCTCAAGAGCATGTCTGATATATGGTACGGAGGAAAAGACCATTCCTAAGCGTCAGGAGGCTTAGATTCCATGCCACCACCTAGCAGTGTGATGATGGAcaagtttctttccctctctggacCCTGGCCTTCTTGCCTGTTAGATAGAAGAGAGCCTAAACTAGTTGGTCTCTAAGGTTAATGTCTTTGCTAATAGTCTGTGATTGTTTCTGTGTCTACAATGGCAGATACCGAGTGCTGAATGCCAGTGCCATCCCTGAGGGACAGTTCATTGACAGCAAGAAAGCTTGTGAGAAGCTACTGGCTTCCATTGACATTGACCATACTCAGTACAAATTTGGACATACCAAGGTAATGCCTCAGTTCTGATAGATGCTGGCCTGCAGTCCCTTCTGGACTTCTTCATCACGGGGACTCATATCATCCTTCTCCCCTGGAAGGTGTTCTTTAAGGCTGGCTTGCTGGGAACCCTGGAGGAAATGCGGGATGACCGCCTGGCCAAACTGATCACCCGGACGCAAGCGGTGTGCAGAGGGTTCCTCATGCGTGTGGAATTCCAGAAGATGGTGCAGAGAAGGTCGAGCAGGGTCTCTATTCAAATATGAGCTCTCTGGGGGGAGTGGAGGGTCTCTCCTGGAAATAACCCATATTTTGTTTTCAGGGAGTCCATCTTCTGCATCCAGTACAACATCCGCGCCTTCATGAATGTCAAGCACTGGCCCTGGATGAAACTCTTCTTCAAGATCAAGCCACTCCTCAAGAGCGCGGAGACCGAGAAGGAGATGGCCACCATGAAGGAAGAGTTTCAGAAGACCAAAGATGAGCTCGCCAAGTCAGAGGCGAAAAGGAAGGAACTGGAGGAAAAACTGGTGACTCTAGTACAAGAGAAGAATGACCTGCAGCTCCAAGTGCAAGCCGTATGTGTTTAGGATTGTTTACCTTTGCTTATAGATTTGATTATTTAGAAAGACTGGATTTGGGGTGGGGTTTTTGCTTTGCAGTTGGAATTCTTTCTAAAGGACTTCATTTATACCAAGGTGATGGAATGTAACAAACCTTATCTCATTAAAGGAAATagtgattcttttttgttttttaaaggaaagtgaaAACTTGTTGGATGCAGAGGAGAGGTGTGACCAGCTGATCAAAGCCAAATTCCAGCTGGAGGCCAAGATCAAGGAGGTGACTGAGAGAGCAGAGGATGAGGAGGAGATCAATGCTGAGCTGACGGCCAAGAAGAGGAAACTGGAGGACGAGTGTTCAGAGCTTAAGAAAGACATTGACGACCTTGAGCTGACCCTGGCCAAGGTTGAAAAGGAGAAGCATGCCACGGAGAATAAGGTACTCTCTCCGCGGGTCTCTCCAGTTTCATGTAGTCATTGCGAACCagactttatttcttcttataatttGCTTGTGACCTCTTCTTAGGTTAAAAACCTTACTGAGGAACTCGCAGGGTTGGACGAAACCATTGCAAAGCTGACCAGGGAGAAGAAGGCCCTCCAAGAGGCCCACCAGCAGGCCCTGGATGACCTCCAAGCTGAAGAAGACAAAGTCAATTCTTTGAGCAAAATCAAGTGCAAACTGGAACAGCAAGTCGATGATGTAAGTAAATAATGCTAACGGGAGTTCTAGAACTTCAGGGTGGGAAGAGACCCTCAGGAACCCTTGGGTGCAAAGCATTTGTTCTCAAAAGGATACGGTGCCCTTTTCAGCTGGAAAGCTCCCTAGAACAAGAAAAGAAGCTCCGTGTTGATCTGGAAAGGAACAAAAGGAAGCTCGAGGGAGACTTGAAGCTTGCCCAAGAGTCCATATTAGATCTGGAGAACGACAAGCAGCAGCTGGATGAAAGACTCAAGAAGTATGTCCTAAAGCCACTGATTTCAATCTTCCGAGTCTCTGGCTATTCTGTCTTCACACATTCTGCATTTCCCTTCACAGGAAGGATTTTGAATACAGTCAGCTGCAAAGCAAAGTGGAAGATGAGCAGACTCTGGGCCTCCAGTTTCAGAAGAAGATCAAAGAGCTACAGGTAGGAGGTGTCCCACATTTTTCTTTCGCATGAAGGTCTTGAATGTGGGCTGGGTGCCATTTGCTGTAAGCCATTTCAAGCAAGTGGGCAGGACCATGGGTCTGCCTGCCTCATCACTTTACTTTCTGCTAGGCTGACATAGCAGAGATGAACAATTTTTCcataacttaaaataaaatacgtAATGAAGGTATTGGGGGGGGTCAACATTTAGTTGAATGGACAATGTCCTAGGTTGGTCACTGCAGGGGTAACGACCATGTTGGGGCAGGACACATTCATTGTAAAGAAAATTAACAACAGTCCTATTCCCCTGGGAGAATCCCAACCATTGGTTTGTTTAAAGAGAATGGAAACTAGCTTGTACTTGATGTTCAGAGTGAGTCACCCCGGGGACCTACTGCCCATGGTGAATGGTCGCCCTCCACAGGCTCGGATTGAGGAACTGGAAGAGGAGATTGAGGCAGAGCGGGCGACCCGTGCAAAGACAGAGAAACAGCGCAGCGACTATGCCCGGGAACTGGAGGAGCTGAGTGAGAGGCTAGAAGAGGCGGGAGGTGTCACCTCCACCCAGATCGAGCTGAACAAGAAGCGGGAGTCTGAGTTCCAGAAAATGCGCCGGGACCTGGAGGAGGCCACCTTACAGCATGAAGCCATGCTGGCCACCTTGAGGAAGAAGCATGCAGACAGCATGGCTGAGCTCGGGGAGCAGATCGACAACCTGCAGAGGGTCaagcagaagctggagaaggagaagagcgAGTTCAAGCTGGAGATTGACGATCTGTCCAGCAACGTGGAGAGCGTGTCGAAATCCAAGGTGCTCGGGCAGGATGTGGCCCAGTGCTTTTGAGGAGAGATACCTCTGGGTCGTTCCAGTCTGAATACGGACTTAATGTTCTCCCCCTTCTCAATCCTTTAGGCCAATCTGGAGAAAATATGCCGAACTCTGGAGGATCAGTTGAGCGAGGCCAGGGGCAAGAATGAGGAGATTCAGAGGAGCATGAGTGAGCTGGCAACACAGAAGTCCCGTCTGCAGACGGAGGCTGGTGAGCGATGGGATGAGAGGGGCCACACCTCGTGGTCACCTCCAGTGGGGGGGACAACTGGTCAACCTCAAAGGGCAGCCCTGTGTGGGGGAGAATCTCTAGGAAAGCATATTTTCGGAGAGAAGCAATCAGAATAACTCAAGAAAGAGTCATTCAAAATATCGTGAAGGAGGGAACTTGAGAGTTCAGTAAAAACATGAGCGAGTAAAGCAGATCGGAACAAGAGGGGAGTCAGAATATCACTTGGTTCAAGCTCTTTAACATCGATAATACTTTGCATTGAAAAGAATCTAAATGGCAGAAACGATACTAGAAACGAATTCCCAaggcttttctatttcttgctgCACAAAAATTCAGATTCGTGGTCTGCAATCAAGTGTTTTAGATAATAGATAAAGAAACACAGCCAATTTGGATAGGCTCCTGGTGTGTAGGAGAAACATAAGGGAACATTATCTGGGGCTTTCACCTAGAAAACGTGGCCCCGCCCAGCCCTGGTCTGCCAACCCATCATCCCAGTGAATCAATCAATCCCTTGCTGGCAGCCACAACCAAGATAGCGAAGAAAAGTGGCTTAGTTGCCCCCTCTATAATCATCTTGGGGATTCATCTCTGGAGTCATAAGgtctctccctccacctttttCCTCTTGCATATAAACATGAACCCACCACATTTACCCAAGAGTCTAACTTCAAATTATGAGCTGAAAGTCCTAAGGAAGGCACTGTTTCTCTTAATGACAAATCAACAAGCAGCTGGACACACCAGCCCCTGGAAGGTCTGATGGGTGTTTTTAGATGGTAATGTTTAAATTTACAGCTGTTCCTGATGGGTTTTACCGACAAAAGTCACTCCAAGCTTCTAATAGTTTATAACAATACCCTATCAGTTgtgtctttggtttctttttcatggacacctcccttctcccccaagAAAGGACCAACCCTGTCATTTAATCTCTCCCTGGATCTTAGGACGGTGCCTTACACACAGTAGGAACTTGATGAATGGGTAAGtgcatgaataaaatgaaaatatttccttctggACACAGGGGAGCTGAGTCGTCaactggaagaaaaggaaagcataGTGTCCCAACTTTCCAGGAGCAAACAAGCATTTACCCAGCAAATAGAAGAGCTCAAGAGGCAGTTAGAGGAAGAAAGCAAGGTAGGTCATTTGAGGGACTGCTTTCTTGGTCTAACCTTCAATTACCACCTGCAGTAGAACAAGGCAACTTTATTCAGTAGGTGATGATAGCAGGAACATGCTTGGACTATATCATGCACATGTCACCGAAACTCTCATTCATTGGGGTTCTCCTCTTTCTTGACTCCCACAGGCCAAGAACGCCCTGGCCCACGCCCTGCAGTCCTCCCGCCACGACTGTGACCTGCTGCGGGAACAGTATGAGGAGGAGCAGGAGTCCAAGGCCGAGCTTCAGAGGGCGCTGTCCAAGGCCAACAGCGAGGTGGCCCAGTGGAGGACCAAATACGAGACAGACGCCATCCAGCGCacggaggagctggaggaggccaAGTATGCAAGTCCACTTGCCTGTAGAAGAACAAGAGGACTCAGATGATGAGATGATAGAGGGCAGTGGGTTAGAGCTACTTGGGAATGGTTTTGTTACATTACGAGGTGTTTCCCCACCTCCTCATCTCTTAATGCAGTGCTGTGCGTGCGCGGTGAGAGGGACCTGGCATTAACACACTTCATTAAGACAAACAACTTTGATCTCAGTTAGAGACAAGGCAGGTTATCGATCACTGGTTTTTGGCAGACAGGAAGTTCTCCCGGGCTTAAGAAAGTAAATGAGTATTTGAGTCACACAGATGAGTGACTCCAACTTGATGAACAGTGATGTTCAAGAGGACTGAGATTTGAATAGCGTCTGCTTCTCTTTCATATTCCTTAAGGAAAAAACTCGCTCAGCGCCTCCAAGATTCAGAGGAACAGGTTGAGGCTGTGAATGCTAAGTGTGCTTCCCTGGAGAAGACCAAACAGAGGCTGCAAGGGGAGGTCGAGGATCTGATGGTTGATGTTGAAAGAGCCAACTCTCTGGCCGCCGCTCTGGACAAGAAGCAGAGGAACTTTGACAAGGTGCGGGGTCAGCTCCATGCAAGCTGAACGGCGCTCCCAGTAGTCATGGAAGGAGGAGACTGGGTCccagtcctgcctctgccccaccagccgtgtggccttgggcaagtcctgAGCTTCACGGGGCGGTTGTTTCCTTGTGTGTAAAATGAAACGGGcatgggatgggggtggaggtcCCTTTCAAGCACTGTTAGCAGAGACAAACCAATTGCTAGCATGTGTTCAgttccaaatatttttgtttccctgcACTGCTGGTCTGTCTGGGTGGCTGACATGTGGGAATCTAACTTGGGTCCCATTGAGAGACTCTCTGAAAGCCTCCCTTTCAGTATGACATTAAGGTTGATTTGAACCAACGttttaaggaaaaatttagaaaggCAGGGCCATTCATTCTCATATTAAGAAAAGGGCAGTCAGGCCCAGAGACTGCCTTCTCAGAGGATCCACGTGCTTTTGAGAGATGGCAACTGTTGCTGATATGTTACTGATCTTGAGTAAATTTATGGAACGAAATCTGGGCTCCTGAAATCATCAAGATCACGGCACCAGGCAAGAGACGCTGCCGAGGGTTGCCCCAGTTCTGGGAGTATTTCTCTTAATGCTTATGCTCAGTTAGGAGCTTGGAGCAGAGCTAATCAAGGGCATACCTCCCCTGCCCGTGTTCCAGGTGCTGGCCGAATGGAAGACCAAGTGTGAGGAGAGCcaggcagagctggaggcatcTCTGAAGGAGTCCCGCTCCTTGAGCACCGAGCTCTTCAAGCTGAAAAATGCCTACGAGGAAGCCTTAGATCAACTCGAAACTGTGAAACGAGAAAATAAGAATCTGGAGCGTAAGCAGTTTGAGGCAGCCTGACCTCCCCCTTGGCACTGTTGCCGGAGCGGGCATGGCTTCGGGACGCAAATCCCTGCACGCGGCTCGGGCATGCATGCGCGGACAGTGCCCGGCAGACGAGGGGGGGGACTACGGAGCCTCTGCCTGGACACAATGTTATCTCTCAGAAACAGCCACCTTAGAAGGGCGGTGAACTAGTTACAAAGCACTCAGTAAGTGTTTAGCATGTTGGAAGCCTGGGCAGAGGCCTTCAAATGCAACCCGAACTTGTGTCTTCGCAGAGGAGATCGCCGACCTCACCGAACAAATTGCGGAGAATGGTAAAACCATCCACGAACTGGAGAAATCAAGAAAGCAGATCGAACTGGAAAAGGCAGATATCCAGCTGGCTCTTGAGGAAGCAGAGGTGAGCAGAATGCGAGCAGGCTGCCGCGGGAGGGGGTTGGGCGCAGCCTCCCCACCCAGACGGAGCTGCAGCCCAGCGCAAGGCGGGGAGAGGTGCTAGCTGGCCTCCCTCTGTGTCAACTTTcctgccttctgtctctgtcAAGCCACACTCCGGAGGCGGCCAGCTCCTTTCCTATCCAATGGCATGAAATCACACCTGTGGGGTATCTTGGACTTAACTGAAGAAAAAGCATTCCATTAAAAGAGGTCTAGAAATGAGATTTTACAAAACCGTGGATGAATTTAAAGTATCCATAAGGTGCTTTATGCTCCTAAGAAATAGGATGATTTAAATGTGATTATTATGcgatagtaaaataaaaaacaaacagcaatgCAAGAGATGTTATTTTTGCCCTTAAGGTAAATCAGGGATTTTTTAAGATCGTTTTGAATATTGTAGAGTTAGAGGTATGAATAGCCCACTGAAGCTTTATCCCCACAAAGGGTGGTGGTGTAGCAGGCTCTGTCCCTTCATTGGCAccatttctgttttgctttgttctctaAAGGCCGCGCTTGAGCATGAAGAGGCCAAGATCCTCCGAATCCAGCTTGAACTGACGCAGGTGAAATCAGAAATCGACAGAAAGATCGCAGAGAAGGACGAAGAGATCGAGCAGCTGAAGAGGAACTACCAGCGAACAGTAGAGACCATGCAGAGCGCCCTGGACGCCGAAGTGCGCAGCCGGAACGAGGCCATCAGGATCAAGAAGAAGATGGAGGGCGACCTGAACGAGATTGAGATCCAGCTGAGCCACGCCAACCGCCAGGCCGCAGAGACCGTCAAGCACCTCCGCAGCGTCCAGGGGCAGCTGAAGGTCTGGGACGGCTCCTGGGCGGGGACACCTCTCCCGCCCGCAAACACTCAGAGACGCGGGCTAGACTCGCGGCCCTCCCGCCCCCACGCCAACCCGACTTCTCCTCGCTTGTCTGGCTAGGACACCCAGCTCCACCTGGATGACGCCCTCCGTGGCCAGGAGGACCTGAAGGAGCAGCTGGCCATGGTGGAGCGCAGAGCTAACCTGCTGCAGGCCGAGGTCGAGGAGCTGCGGGCGTCTCTGGAGCAGACGGAGAGGGCTCGAAAGCTCGCAGAGCAGGAGCTCCTGGACGCCAACGAGAGAGTGCAGCTGCTGCACACCCAGGTGAGGGGCGggtaggtggggtggggtggggggcgagaCCCGGCCCGACGCACGCCCAGGAACACCGCTCCTCCTGCCCTAGAACACCAGCCTCATCCACACCAAGAAGAAGCTGGAGACCGACCTGACGCAGCTCCAGAGCGAGGTGGAAGACGCCAGCAGGGACGCAAGGAATGCAGAGGAGAAGGCAAAGAAGGCCATCACAGATGTAAGGCTCTCCCCTGCTGTGCCTGTGCGCTGGCCAAATTCCTACTGCATTGAAGCCCCTCCTCCTCCGGACCCTGAGATTGTTTCCACTAGTCgggtgggggcctccccaggggGCACACTGGGGTACATTCTGCTCCCGAACTGCAACCCACCTCCCCTGCATCGGACTCAGCACGTCCCCTCCAGCACATTTAAAAGGCCAATATAATAAATAAGggaacatagggaaaaaaaagaagggaaaggattATAATCCGTTTCTAAGGCCCACTGAGAGGTATGGCCCTCTGTCCTTCAACATCTGACTTATTGCAAACGTGGAAACAAGACCCTTAGATGTCGACGTCACACCCAATGTCACCTGGTGTAGAGCTGGCTTCCCTCCCACCTGCACCTGACTCTCCTGGGCTTGAGCAGCCTGGTCCCCGCCGGCCACAGCTCCCACAGCGCCACCTGCTGCCTGATGGGGACCACTGCAGCTTTTCTGCTCTCGCGCGTCTGTAGGCCTCAATGCCCTACCGGCCTTCCCTTCACTCACTACCCCCAAACCTGCCCTGCGGGGTACCAACCGGTCTTCTCCAGGTCTCAGGTTCTTTTGAAAACATATTGGGGACAATGAAGTAAAGAATTtctgggggcgggaggaggggggagatAAGGTCCCAAAGAGGCCAGtttaagaaagggaagaaaccaTTTTCCCTCCAGTCCCTGGACGCTGCACTTCTTAGGTTCTGTTACGTACCCGGCGTAGCTCTATGTTCCACTGTGGAAAGGTGGGCTCAGTCACTGCCTTACCCGCTGTCCTTCTCTAGCGTGGCTCTGGCCCTCTGGGTGCCCAGGTTTGACAGTAGCGGCACCTGATCTTTGTCTGCATTTCCAGGCAGCCATGATGGCCGAGGAGTTGAAGAAGGAGCAGGACACCAGCGCCCACCTAGAGCGCATGAAGAAGAACATGGAGCAGACGGTGAAGGACCTGCAGCACCGTCTGGACGAGGCTGAGCAGCTGGCCCTGAAGGGCGGCAAGAAGCAGATCCAGAAACTGGAGACGCGGGTACTGGCGGGATGAAGCCCCGGCATAGGCAGGGCCTCCGGCCGCAGCCGCTCGTCTCCAGCCCTGGACCGACTTCCCAACTGTTTCCCCAGATCCGGGAGCTGGAGTTTGAGCTTGAAGGGGAGCAGAAGAAGAACACGGAGTCTGTCAAGGGCCTGAGGAAATATGAGCGGCGGGTCAAGGAGCTAACCTACcaggtaagagaaagaaagcccGACAAGCCTGTTCTATGCAAAGCGCAAA from Ursus arctos isolate Adak ecotype North America unplaced genomic scaffold, UrsArc2.0 scaffold_14, whole genome shotgun sequence includes:
- the LOC113271211 gene encoding myosin-3; this translates as MSSDTEMEVFGIAAPFLRKSEKERIEAQNQPFDAKTYCFVVDSKEEYAKGRIKSSHDGKVTVETEDNRTLVVKPEDVYAMNPPKFDRIEDMAMLTHLNEPAVLYNLKDRYTSWMIYTYSGLFCVTVNPYKWLPVYNPEVVEGYRGKKRQEAPPHIFSISDNAYQFMLTDRENQSILITGESGAGKTVNTKRVIQYFATIAATGDLAKKKDSKMKGTLEDQIISANPLLEAFGNAKTVRNDNSSRFGKFIRIHFGTTGKLASADIETYLLEKSRVTFQLKAERSYHIFYQILSNKKPELIELLLITTNPYDYPFISQGEILVASIDDAEELLATDSAIDILGFTPEEKSGLYKLTGAVMHYGNMKFKQKQREEQAEPDGTEVADKTAYLMGLNSSDLLKALCFPRVKVGNEYVTKGQTVDQVHHAVNALSKSVYEKLFLWMVTRINQQLDTKLPRQHFIGVLDIAGFEIFEYNSLEQLCINFTNEKLQQFFNHHMFVLEQEEYKKEGIEWTFIDFGMDLAACIELIEKPMGIFSILEEECMFPKATDTSFKNKLYDQHLGKSSNFQKPKVVKGRAEAHFSLIHYAGTVDYSVSGWLEKNKDPLNETVVGLYQKSSNRLLAHLYATFATADADSGKKKVAKKKGSSFQTVSALFRENLNKLMSNLRTTHPHFVRCIIPNETKTPGAMEHSLVLHQLRCNGVLEGIRICRKGFPNRILYGDFKQRYRVLNASAIPEGQFIDSKKACEKLLASIDIDHTQYKFGHTKVFFKAGLLGTLEEMRDDRLAKLITRTQAVCRGFLMRVEFQKMVQRRESIFCIQYNIRAFMNVKHWPWMKLFFKIKPLLKSAETEKEMATMKEEFQKTKDELAKSEAKRKELEEKLVTLVQEKNDLQLQVQAESENLLDAEERCDQLIKAKFQLEAKIKEVTERAEDEEEINAELTAKKRKLEDECSELKKDIDDLELTLAKVEKEKHATENKVKNLTEELAGLDETIAKLTREKKALQEAHQQALDDLQAEEDKVNSLSKIKCKLEQQVDDLESSLEQEKKLRVDLERNKRKLEGDLKLAQESILDLENDKQQLDERLKKKDFEYSQLQSKVEDEQTLGLQFQKKIKELQARIEELEEEIEAERATRAKTEKQRSDYARELEELSERLEEAGGVTSTQIELNKKRESEFQKMRRDLEEATLQHEAMLATLRKKHADSMAELGEQIDNLQRVKQKLEKEKSEFKLEIDDLSSNVESVSKSKANLEKICRTLEDQLSEARGKNEEIQRSMSELATQKSRLQTEAGELSRQLEEKESIVSQLSRSKQAFTQQIEELKRQLEEESKAKNALAHALQSSRHDCDLLREQYEEEQESKAELQRALSKANSEVAQWRTKYETDAIQRTEELEEAKKKLAQRLQDSEEQVEAVNAKCASLEKTKQRLQGEVEDLMVDVERANSLAAALDKKQRNFDKVLAEWKTKCEESQAELEASLKESRSLSTELFKLKNAYEEALDQLETVKRENKNLEQEIADLTEQIAENGKTIHELEKSRKQIELEKADIQLALEEAEAALEHEEAKILRIQLELTQVKSEIDRKIAEKDEEIEQLKRNYQRTVETMQSALDAEVRSRNEAIRIKKKMEGDLNEIEIQLSHANRQAAETVKHLRSVQGQLKDTQLHLDDALRGQEDLKEQLAMVERRANLLQAEVEELRASLEQTERARKLAEQELLDANERVQLLHTQNTSLIHTKKKLETDLTQLQSEVEDASRDARNAEEKAKKAITDAAMMAEELKKEQDTSAHLERMKKNMEQTVKDLQHRLDEAEQLALKGGKKQIQKLETRIRELEFELEGEQKKNTESVKGLRKYERRVKELTYQSEEDRKNVLRLQDLVDKLQVKVKSYKRQAEEADEQANAHLTKFRKAQHELEEAEERADIAESQVNKLRAKTRDFTTSRMVVHESEE